The Haloterrigena turkmenica DSM 5511 genome includes the window ACTGGTGGCGCTACCGCATCTTCGGCGGCAGCGACCGGGATCCGTTCGTCTACGCGTACGAGCGCGACGGCGACATCGCGGGATATCTCGTCTACACGATGGACGGCGAGCAGGGCGACCGGCGGATGGACGTCTCCGAACTCGTCTTCGTCGATCACGACGCCCTGCTATCGCTGCTGGCGTTTTGCTACCGACACGAGTCACAGGTCCAGCGCGTTCGCTTCGACCTCCCCGCTGACGTCCCGCTGCGCGACCTCGTTCGCGATCCCGATGAGATCGAGACGTCGGTCTCGGACGGTCCGATGGTCCGCATCGTCGACGTTGCAGCGACGCTGTCCGCGCTCTCCTATCCCGGCCGCGACGCTAGCCTGACGATCGCCGTCGAGGACCCGCTGGCCGACTGGAACGACGGACCGTTCGCCCTCGAGATCGCGGACGGGACCGCTACCTGCGAGCGCACCGACGACGGAACCGACGCGGCCGACGTCCGCCTCGAGATCGGCGCGCTCTCCCAACTCGTCGTCGGCACCCGATCGGTACGGGATCTCGAAGGAACGGGCCGACTCGAGGTCGGTGATTCGGCGGCGCCCGAAGCGTTCGAAACGCTCGGGACGCTGTTTCCCGAGACCGACGTCTACCTCGGCGAATTCTTCTGAAGGCGGGTCGCCGCCGACTCGTCGGTCCCATGCGGTCGTCGGCTGATCGTGCGGTCGGACGGCCGAAGGGTCGCCGTCGGCCGGCATCGGCCGCCGTCGCGTCCACACTGAAGTACTCGAGCGCCGATGCTCGACTATGGTTCGCGTGCTGTCGGACGGCGACGTCGCGTCGGTCCTCGACCTCGAGGAACTGCTGCCGGTCGTGGCCGACGCCTTCGAGAAGCAACGCGCGGGCGAAGTCGAGCGGCCCGAGCGGCCCCACTACCCGATCGGAACGGGGCTCGACCCGGACGCCCCGGACGACCCCGCCGGAACCGGACTCTGCATGCCGGCGTACGTCCACGGCGCCGACTACGCCGCGACGAAGCTCGCGACCGTCGTCGAG containing:
- a CDS encoding GNAT family N-acetyltransferase, with amino-acid sequence MVDYRPITDERDVFHEYRSYAFQPEDGVPAYDPDEHEMPRATLGSRRGLYASEAADDADPRCVCRHYWLESHVRGDVHRTAGLASVATPPEYRRRGHVRQLLARSLAEYRDHDVRFSVLWPFRYRFYRQYGWDTANRVHAHEFEPSLLSVAADATGVTNAEDASFRRLEADEYDRLEAAYATHADRYGLALERDADWWRYRIFGGSDRDPFVYAYERDGDIAGYLVYTMDGEQGDRRMDVSELVFVDHDALLSLLAFCYRHESQVQRVRFDLPADVPLRDLVRDPDEIETSVSDGPMVRIVDVAATLSALSYPGRDASLTIAVEDPLADWNDGPFALEIADGTATCERTDDGTDAADVRLEIGALSQLVVGTRSVRDLEGTGRLEVGDSAAPEAFETLGTLFPETDVYLGEFF